The Pongo pygmaeus isolate AG05252 chromosome 11, NHGRI_mPonPyg2-v2.0_pri, whole genome shotgun sequence genome includes a region encoding these proteins:
- the STK11IP gene encoding serine/threonine-protein kinase 11-interacting protein isoform X7, translated as MTTAQRDSLVWKLAGLLRESGDVVLSGCSTLSLLTPTLQQLNHVFELHLGPWGPGQTGFVALPSHPADSPVILQLQFLFDVLQKTLSLKLVHVAGPGPPGPIKIFPFKSLRHLELRGVPLHCLHGLRGIYSQLETLICSRSLQALEELLSACGGDFCSALPWLALLSANFSYNALTVLDSSLRLLSALRFLNLSHNQVQDCQGFLMDLCELHHLDISYNRLHLVPRMGPSGAALGVLILRGNELRSLHGLEQLRNLRHLDLAYNLLEGHRELSPLWLLAELRKFLLDGKVLSLTDFQTHTSLGLSPTGPPLPWPVGSTPETSGGPDLSDSLSSGGVVAQPLLHKVKSRVRVRRASISEPSDTDPEPRTLNPPPAGWFVQQHRELELMSSFRERFGRNWLQYRSHLEPSGNPLPATPTTPAPSAPPASSQGPDSAPRPSPLQEEARGPRESPQKMSEEVRAEPKEGEEEKEEGEMVEQGEEEAGEEEEEEQDQKEVEAELCRPMLVCPLEGPEGVRGRECFLRVTSAHLFEVELQAARTLERLELQSLEAAEIEPEAQAQRSPRPTELLAVLTPVTSVAREQLGEARDLLLGRFQCLRCGHEFKPEEPRLGLDSEEGWRPLFLKTESPAVCPNCGSDHVVLLAVSRGTPNRERKQGEQSLAPSPSASPVCDPPGHGDHLDRVKNSPPQAPSTHDHSSWSLSPPPERCGLRSVDHRLRLFLDVEVFSDAQEEFQCCLKVPVALAGHTGEFMCLVVVSDRRLYLLKVTGEMREPPASWLQLTLAVPLQDLSGIELGLAGQSLRLEWAAGAGCCVLLPRDARRCQAFLEELLDVLQSLPPAWRNCVSATEEEVTPQHRLWPLLEKDSSLEAPQFFYLRAFLVEGPSTCLISLLLTPSTLFLLEEDAAGSLAEPPPPAASGEASEKVPPSGPGPAVRVREQQPLSSLSSVLLYRSAPEDLRLLFYDEVSRLESFWALRVVCQEQLTALLAWIREPWEELFSIGLRTVIQEALALDR; from the exons GGGATGTGGTCCTGTCTGGCTGTAGCACCCTGAGCCTGCTGACTCCCACACTGCAACAGCTGAACCACGTATTTGAGCTGCACCTGGGGCCGTGGGGCCCTGGCCAGACAGGCTTTGTGGCTCTGCCCTCCCATCCTGCCGACTCCCCTGTCATTCTTCAGCTTCAGTTTCTCTTCGATGTGCTGCAGAAAACGCTTTCACTCAAG ctggtcCATGTTGCTGGTCCTGGCCCCCCAGGGCCCATCAAGATTTTCCCCTTCAAATCCCTTCGGCACCTGGAG CTCCGAGGTGTTCCCCTCCACTGTCTGCATGGCCTCCGAGGCATCTACTCCCAGCTGGAGACCCTGATTTGCAGCAGGAGCCTCCAGGCATTAGAG GAGCTCCTCTCAGCCTGCGGCGGCGACTTCTGCTCTGCCCTCCCTTGGCTGGCTCTGCTTTCTGCCAACTTCAGCTACAATGCACTGACCGTCTTAGACAGCTCCCTG CGCCTCTTGTCAGCTCTGCGTTTCTTGAACCTAAGCCACAATCAAGTCCAGGACTGCCAGGGATTCCTGATG GATTTGTGTGAGCTTCACCATCTGGACATCTCCTATAATCGCCTGCATTTGGTGCCAAGAATGGGACCCTCAGGGGCTGCTCTGGGGGTCCTGATACTGCGAGGCAACGAGCTTCGGAGCCTGCATG GCCTGGAGCAGCTGAGGAATCTGCGGCACCTGGATTTGGCATACAACCTGCTGGAAGGACACCGGGAGCTGTCACCACTGTGGCTGCTGGCTGAGCTCCGCAAG TTCCTTCTCGATGGCAAGGTCTTGTCGCTGACAGATTTTCAG ACTCACACATCCTTGGGGCTCAGCCCCACGGGCCCACCTTTGCCCTGGCCAGTGGGGAGTACTCCTGAAACCTCAGGTGGCCCTGACCTGAGTGACAGCCTCTCCTCAGGGGGTGTTGTGGCCCAGCCCCTGCTTCATAAGGTTAAG AGCCGAGTCCGTGTGAGGCGGGCAAGCATCTCTGAGCCCAGTGATACGGACCCGGAGCCCCGAACTCTGAACCCCCCTCCGGCTG GATGGTTCGTGCAGCAGCACCGGGAACTGGAGCTCATGAGCAGCTTCCGGGAACGGTTCGGCCGCAACTGGCTGCAGTACAGGAGTCACCTGGAGCCCTCCGGAAACCCTCTGCCGGCCACCCCCACCACTCCTGCCCCCAGTGCACCTCCAGCCAGCTCCCAGGGCCCCGACAGTGCACCCAGACCTTCACCCCTGCAGGAGGAAGCCAGAGGCCCCCGGGAGTCACCACAGAAAATGTCAGAGGAGGTCAGGGCGGAGccgaaggagggggaggaggagaaggaggagggggagatggTGGAacagggagaagaggaggcaggagaggaggaagaagaggagcagGACCAGAAGGAAGTGGAAG CGGAACTCTGTCGCCCCATGTTGGTGTGTCCCCTGGAGGGGCCTGAGGGCGTGCGGGGCAGGGAATGCTTTCTCAGGGTCACTTCTGCCCACCTGTTTGAGGTGGAACTCCAAGCAGCTCGCACCCTGGAGCGACTGGAGCTCCAGAGTCTGGAGGCAGCTGAGATAGAGCCGGAGGCCCAAGCCCAGAGGTCGCCCAGGCCCACG GAGCTGCTTGCCGTGTTGACCCCAGTCACCAGTGTGGCTCGGGAACAGCTTGGGGAGGCCAGGGACCTCCTGCTGGGTAGATTCCAGTGTCTACGCTGTGGCCATGAGTTCAAGCCAGAGGAGCCCAGGCTGGGATTGGACAGTGAGGAAGGCTGGAGGCCTCTGTTCCTAAAGACAG AATCTCCTGCTGTGTGTCCTAACTGTGGTAGCGACCACGTGGTTCTCCTCGCTGTGTCTCGGGGAACCCCCAACAGGGAGCGGAAACAGGGAGAGCAGTCTCTGGCTCCCTCTCCGTCTGCCAGCCCTGTCTGTGACCCTCCTGGCCATGGTGACCACCTTGACAGGGTCAAGAACAGCCCACCTCAGGCACCGAGCACCCATGACCACAGTAGTTGGAGCCTCAGTCCCC CCCCTGAGCGCTGTGGCCTCCGCTCTGTGGACCACCGACTCCGGCTCTTCCTGGATGTTGAGGTGTTCAGCGATGCCCAGGAGGAGTTCCAGTGCTGCCTCAAG GTGCCAGTGGCATTGGCAGGCCACACTGGGGAGTTCATGTGCCTTGTGGTTGTGTCTGACCGCAGGCTATACCTTTTGAAGGTGACTGGAGAGATGCG TGAGCCTCCAGCTAGCTGGCTGCAGCTGACCCTGGCCGTTCCCCTGCAAGATCTGAGTGGCATAGAGCTGGGCCTGGCAGGCCAGAGCCTGCGGCTAGAGTGGGCAGCTGGGGCGGGCTGCTGTGTGCTGCTGCCCCGAGATGCCAGGCGTTGCCAGGCCTTCCTAGAGGAGCTCCTTG ATGTCTTGCAGTCTCTGCCCCCTGCCTGGAGGAACTGTGTCAGTGCCACAGAGGAGGAGGTCACCCCCCAGCACCGGCTCTG GCCATTGCTGGAAAAAGACTCATCCTTGGAGGCTCCCCAGTTCTTCTACCTTCGGGCGTTCCTGGTTGAAG GCCCTTCCACCTGCCTCATATCCCTGTTGCTGACTCCATCCACCCTGTTCCTGTTAGAGGAGGATGCTGCAGGGTCCCTGGCAGAGCCCCCTCCTCCAGCAGCATCTGGCGAAGCCTCTGAGAAGGTGCCTCCCTCGGGGCCGGGCCCTGCTGTGCGTGTCAGGGAGCAGCAGCCACTCAGCAGCCTGAGCTCCGTGCTGCTCTACCGCTCAGCCCCTGAGGACTTGCGGCTGCTCTTCTAcgatgag GTGTCCCGGCTGGAGAGCTTTTGGGCACTCCGTGTGGTGTGTCAGGAGCAGCTGACAGCTCTGCTTGCCTGGATCCGGGAACCGTGGGAGGAGCTGTTTTCCATCGGACTCCGGACTGTGATCCAAGAGGCGCTGGCCCTTGACCGATGA